One genomic segment of Flagellimonas marinaquae includes these proteins:
- a CDS encoding DinB family protein, whose translation MFKSTLDTLEQFKQVLLELPKDCYSRSCNILSNASIGQHTRHVIELYLCLIKGYDQADVSYDRRKRDRKIEKDLSFAIEKLAFIQMHLKKPNKAIQISYELNGEILTLDTNYHREVMYNLEHTIHHQALIKIGICHFSDQKVPETFGVAPSTLQIRKECAQ comes from the coding sequence ATGTTCAAATCAACCTTGGATACATTGGAACAGTTTAAACAGGTTCTTTTGGAACTGCCTAAAGATTGTTACTCCCGATCATGTAATATATTGTCCAATGCCAGTATAGGTCAGCATACAAGACATGTGATCGAGCTTTACCTATGTTTGATCAAGGGGTATGATCAAGCAGATGTGTCCTACGATAGAAGAAAAAGAGACCGTAAAATTGAAAAAGACCTATCGTTTGCCATTGAGAAATTGGCTTTTATACAAATGCATTTAAAAAAGCCCAACAAGGCCATTCAGATCAGTTATGAACTTAATGGTGAAATACTTACATTGGATACCAATTACCACCGGGAAGTTATGTACAACTTGGAACACACCATTCATCATCAAGCGTTGATCAAAATTGGGATATGTCATTTTTCGGACCAGAAAGTGCCCGAAACTTTTGGAGTTGCTCCTTCCACCTTACAAATTAGAAAAGAATGTGCACAGTAA
- a CDS encoding YHS domain-containing (seleno)protein: MKYRIMVFLFLTGVLVQGQSIDYNTKKGYAAHGYDVVAYFDGIATMGKDQFTAMFDGVNYKFVSEANLEKFVVQPNSYVPQYGGYCAYAVAVNSKKVNVDPETFEIRGGKLYLFYNKGKNNTLQFWLNQSPNSLISKADINWENIKN, translated from the coding sequence ATGAAGTATCGAATAATGGTTTTTCTGTTTTTAACAGGTGTTTTAGTTCAAGGGCAATCCATAGATTATAATACCAAAAAAGGGTATGCAGCTCATGGATATGATGTGGTCGCCTATTTTGATGGTATCGCGACCATGGGCAAAGACCAATTTACCGCCATGTTTGATGGGGTAAATTATAAGTTTGTCAGCGAGGCAAATCTGGAAAAGTTTGTTGTACAACCCAATAGTTACGTACCACAGTATGGGGGTTATTGTGCCTATGCTGTCGCAGTAAATTCAAAAAAGGTTAATGTAGATCCCGAAACTTTTGAGATAAGAGGTGGAAAACTTTATCTATTCTACAACAAAGGAAAGAACAATACCCTCCAATTTTGGTTGAACCAATCACCGAATTCCCTTATATCGAAAGCGGATATAAACTGGGAGAATATCAAGAATTGA
- a CDS encoding ATP-grasp domain-containing protein yields the protein MGPLKLAWHKITHWEYWPFWLIYYPMFPVWLYYSIRARSLFFFNAANPGMKNGGMAMISKMDIYNMIPAQYIPRTIFVKKDEMADQALERVLKSGIAFPFIAKPDIGMKAFGVEKIHNKVEFQKYVKWSPSHFLVQEFVPFQKEVGVFYVRKPGEAKGKITGVVSKEFLSVTGDGKSTLLQLIKSNPRSHFQLKVLKQKFGDQLNNVLPLGKEFVLVPYGSHTRGAKFVDICHLINADLNNTINEVCTQMSGFYYGRLDVLCNTFEEFCIGEKFSIIEINGAGGEATHIYDPKHSLFWAWREVARHWNHLCEISILNYKQGHSYLSFRDGRTMLKESGALQSRLKVV from the coding sequence ATGGGTCCATTAAAGCTCGCTTGGCATAAAATCACACATTGGGAATATTGGCCTTTCTGGTTGATTTATTATCCGATGTTTCCAGTTTGGCTTTATTATTCGATAAGAGCACGTTCTTTATTCTTTTTTAATGCCGCCAATCCAGGCATGAAGAATGGGGGAATGGCCATGATATCCAAAATGGATATTTACAATATGATTCCTGCCCAATACATACCAAGAACAATATTTGTAAAAAAGGACGAGATGGCCGACCAGGCATTGGAACGGGTTTTAAAATCCGGGATCGCATTTCCATTTATAGCCAAGCCCGATATTGGAATGAAGGCGTTTGGCGTGGAAAAAATCCATAATAAGGTTGAATTTCAAAAATATGTAAAATGGAGTCCCTCCCATTTTTTGGTTCAGGAATTTGTTCCGTTCCAGAAGGAAGTTGGTGTTTTTTATGTTCGAAAACCCGGAGAGGCCAAAGGCAAGATTACTGGGGTCGTGTCCAAAGAATTTTTGTCGGTTACGGGTGATGGTAAAAGTACCTTATTGCAGTTGATAAAGAGTAATCCGAGGAGCCATTTTCAATTAAAGGTGCTAAAACAAAAGTTTGGTGATCAGTTAAACAATGTTCTCCCCTTGGGAAAAGAATTTGTTCTGGTGCCCTACGGCAGTCACACCCGAGGAGCCAAATTTGTGGACATCTGTCATTTGATCAATGCGGATTTGAACAATACTATAAATGAGGTATGCACACAAATGAGCGGCTTTTATTATGGTCGACTGGATGTTCTTTGCAATACCTTTGAGGAATTTTGTATAGGAGAAAAATTCAGTATTATCGAAATAAATGGGGCAGGCGGGGAGGCGACCCATATTTACGACCCCAAACATTCGCTGTTCTGGGCTTGGCGCGAAGTGGCCCGCCATTGGAACCATTTATGCGAAATAAGCATTTTAAATTATAAGCAAGGCCATTCATATCTGAGCTTCAGGGATGGTAGAACCATGCTCAAAGAGTCCGGAGCTCTTCAATCTCGGTTAAAAGTAGTTTAG
- a CDS encoding SUKH-4 family immunity protein, protein MTPEDFKQKWTSIEDNLNPISAERLRGLGLCCETIEFLVNSGLPDSASPFLSFSENSEDLFDGVHKLNKVYDILEPEFEKYVVIGSCSDGDPIVVNTKQGDRIEFLDHEDYFSSRIFNSDISRLAKCLLAYRNFVDTILEENGEDAYLDSDFTDDQFEKLKDEIQLADSKAMENGAFWAIQLQMDLDLREETQNNK, encoded by the coding sequence ATGACACCAGAAGATTTTAAGCAAAAATGGACTTCTATTGAAGACAATTTAAACCCTATAAGTGCCGAAAGATTAAGGGGGCTCGGGTTATGTTGTGAAACAATTGAATTTTTGGTTAACTCTGGTTTGCCTGACAGTGCCTCTCCATTCCTTTCATTTTCTGAAAACTCTGAGGACTTATTTGATGGAGTTCATAAGCTTAACAAAGTCTATGACATTTTAGAACCTGAATTCGAAAAGTATGTTGTAATTGGCTCGTGTAGTGATGGCGACCCAATTGTTGTAAATACCAAACAGGGTGACCGAATTGAGTTTTTGGATCACGAAGATTATTTTTCCTCTAGGATTTTCAATTCTGATATTTCTAGACTTGCTAAATGTTTACTAGCCTATAGAAACTTCGTAGACACGATTCTCGAAGAAAATGGAGAAGATGCTTACCTAGATTCTGACTTTACTGATGATCAATTTGAAAAACTAAAAGATGAAATTCAACTTGCGGACTCTAAGGCTATGGAAAATGGGGCATTTTGGGCAATACAATTACAAATGGATTTAGATTTACGTGAGGAGACTCAAAACAATAAATAG
- a CDS encoding NRDE family protein, producing MCTVSFISSGGQRFITSNRDEHIDRPMALRPQEETIGSVKVLFPKDPKAGGTWFAINENGSVAVLLNGGFVGHPPNGKYERSRGLVLLDIVVSDNPLALLQEIDLLRIEPFTLVLYTAELLEFRWDGHQKYFRPLNKDKNYIWSSSTLYQDKVIEHRQTLFKKFVKGNSFITSQDVVDFHSNNHDDFENGFIINRASGLKTFSVTQAILNKESDVVMHHFDLLNKVDYEVPFSTGQLIN from the coding sequence ATGTGCACAGTAAGTTTTATATCGTCCGGTGGACAACGTTTTATTACATCGAACAGGGACGAGCATATTGATCGTCCTATGGCATTACGGCCACAAGAAGAAACCATAGGTTCGGTGAAGGTACTTTTTCCAAAAGATCCCAAGGCGGGGGGTACCTGGTTCGCCATAAATGAAAACGGTTCGGTAGCTGTGCTGCTGAACGGTGGTTTTGTGGGTCACCCGCCCAATGGAAAATATGAAAGGAGCAGGGGACTGGTGCTTTTGGATATTGTTGTTTCTGACAATCCCTTAGCTTTGTTGCAAGAAATTGACCTATTGAGAATAGAACCCTTTACATTGGTGTTGTACACAGCCGAATTGCTGGAGTTTCGCTGGGACGGCCATCAAAAATACTTTAGGCCGTTGAACAAGGATAAAAATTACATATGGTCATCATCAACACTTTACCAAGATAAGGTAATCGAACACAGGCAAACGTTGTTTAAAAAGTTTGTTAAAGGCAACTCCTTCATAACTTCTCAAGATGTGGTCGATTTTCACTCGAACAATCATGACGATTTTGAGAACGGATTTATAATCAATAGGGCATCGGGCTTAAAAACCTTTAGTGTAACACAGGCCATATTGAACAAAGAGAGCGATGTTGTAATGCATCATTTCGACCTGCTCAACAAAGTTGATTATGAAGTGCCCTTTTCCACCGGTCAACTGATCAATTAA